One Solanum lycopersicum chromosome 2, SLM_r2.1 genomic region harbors:
- the LOC101258812 gene encoding DNA mismatch repair protein MLH3 isoform X5 — protein MGSIKRMPENIWSSIRSGVILYDFSRVVEELVFNSLDAGAAKVSVAVGIETCYVKVDDNGSGVSRDGLVLMGEKYATSKYSHSDDMHAFPASFGFKGEALSSISDFSLLEIVTKTHGRPNGYRKVLKGGKCLYLGIDDCRQDVGTTVIVRDVFYNQPVRRKQMHSNPKKVLHALKESLLRIALVHPSVSFKIVDIESEDDLLCTRASPSPLPLLSSEFGIHLSSLNKLNASDGSFKLSGYISDPDVYTVKVLQYFYINSRFVSKGPIHKLLNNTAMSFDRASDIEKRSRSQIYPLFMLNLNCPRSFYDFTLEPSKTSVEFKDWGPVLLFIEDTVANLWTESNSADIPVNHEIRKKRCRAQSCKDTLELLSPLPKKQIRECTVRRDIQSPQNTLWESASAKPDPGPGFLCQIESPSRLVDGSLAHCTVGVNWKSRCSVQPLSSNVSPTENYFLDNKFSASATSSYKSDCLLGSGWENESQTILVGKSTEDASFKESLELIDSSNMMHERRKPFMRSCSLRRSLIHDGTSFDSDEDVKFGKSDCRTKQNRLEDDYSVEFEVVHDVNRVLHQRPTRGKEIYFEKFSRCKTQSRALQRTKKISGDSEKSSLTKDILDEDDHLMDFFKQTENYRSGLPSFSPELSPLPAYPLLGSRSLDVNPYISENELETSVKHEVGVTYNSGNMQCNLLVPAINNMGKEDCLFSNPAKFDLDFYACSKEDLGCIGGLDPWDIYSSGPSESYYDGDDLSHTHSHGENLTNCLTPRAMLSSWVDGNSHKWNDAGSRGNTDKLIRKKSRSHSAPPFYQGKKKFFATSESSKTAAGNNIIKTVHDVPLMPETRAVRRLGDSTEAICSELPQQSSHQCDQSSTPSCGDGVYSDERLSVKMKLVDIWNSKLQTQGECISTRYGELKEEFAPTKETQSILDSGTKWRDFCPEITSGAGTKSRKNQDTVLNVTSGILHFLGDSLVPNTIDRNCLGGAKVLQQVDKKFIPIVGGTTLAIIDQHAADERIRLEELREKVLSGQKRTTTYLDSEQELVMPEIGYQLLHNYADQIQNWGWICNIHSQASKSFTSRNLNLIHKQQTSVRLLAVPCILGVNLTDVDLLEFLQQLADTDGSSIVPPSVNRILNNKACRSAIMFGDALLPSECSLIVEELKQTSLCFQCAHGRPTTVPLVNLGSLHEQIAKLGSWSKGSSEAWHGLHRHAINLERAAKRLRSAVS, from the exons ATGGGGAGCATTAAGCGAATGCCCGAGAATATTTGGAGCTCAATTCGGTCGGGCGTTATCTTGTATGATTTCTCAAGGGTTGTTGAGGAGTTGGTTTTCAACAGCCTCGATGCTGGTGCTGCCAAG GTATCTGTTGCTGTAGGCATTGAGACCTGCTACGTTAAGGTGGATGACAATG GATCTGGTGTTTCACGAGATGGACTGGTGCTGATGGGAGAAAAATATG CGACGTCAAAATACAGCCATTCAGATGATATGCATGCTTTCCCAGCAAGCTTTGGCTTTAAAGGAGAGGCTCTGAGCTCTATTTCTGACTTTTCTTTGTTGGAAATTGTTACTAAAACTCATGGGAGGCCAAATGGATATCGGAAAGTTTTGAAG GGAGGCAAGTGTTTGTACCTTGGAATTGACGATTGTAGACAAGATGTTGGTACAACAG tCATTGTTCGTGATGTATTTTACAACCAACCAGTTCGAAGGAAGCAAATGCACTCCAA CCCAAAGAAGGTGTTGCATGCTCTGAAAGAGTCTCTGCTAAGAATCGCCCTTGTTCATCCCAGTGTCTCCTTTAAAATTGTTGATATTGAAAG TGAGGATGACCTGCTTTGCACTCGTGCTTCTCCTTCTCCATTGCCGCTATTGTCCAGTGAGTTTGGAATTCATCTGAGTTCCCTTAACAAATTGAATGCAAGTGATGGTTCATTCAAGCTCTCAGGATACATTTCAGATCCTGATGTTTACACAGTGAAG GTCCTTCAATATTTCT ATATCAATTCAAGATTTGTTTCCAAAGGACCAATACATAAATTACTTAATAACACAGCTATGAGTTTTGACAGAGCTTCTGACATTGAGAAGCGAAGTAGATCTCAGATATATCCTCTGTTTATGCTGAACCTAAACTGTCCAAgatctttttatgattttactttGGAGCCTTCAAAGACCTCTGTGGAATTTAAG GATTGGGGCCCTGTCCTTCTCTTTATTGAGGATACTGTTGCGAATCTCTGGACTGAAAGTAACTCTGCTG ATATACCTGTGAATCATGAGATCAGGAAAAAGAGGTGCAGGGCTCAGAGTTGCAAAGATACACTTGAACTTCTTTCCCCGCTGCCAAAGAAACAGATCAGAGAGTGCACTGTCAGGAGAGATATTCAATCTCCGCAGAATACTCTGTGGGAAAGTGCTTCTGCGAAACCTGATCCTGGGCCCGGGTTCCTCTGTCAGATTGAAAGTCCAAGTCGGTTAGTTGATGGATCTCTTGCTCATTGCACAGTTGGTGTAAACTGGAAATCCAGATGCTCTGTGCAACCCCTTTCATCTAATGTTTCACCTACAGAGAATTATTTCCTGGATAACAAATTCAGTGCTTCAGCTACCTCCAGTTATAAATCAGACTGCCTGCTAGGTTCAGGATGGGAGAACGAGTCTCAAACAATTTTAGTTGGCAAATCAACAGAGGATGCCTCATTTAAGGAGTCTCTTGAACTTATTGACAGTTCAAATATGATGCATGAGAGAAGGAAACCATTCATGCGTAGCTGTTCTTTGCGCAGAAGCCTGATACATGATGGAACATCTTTTGATAGTGATGAAGACGTTAAGTTTGGAAAAAGTGACTGCAGAACTAAACAAAATCGCCTTGAAGATGATTATAGTGTTGAATTTGAAGTTGTTCATGATGTTAACCGGGTCTTACATCAAAGGCCTACTAGAGGCAAggaaatatattttgagaaGTTCTCCAGGTGCAAAACACAGAGCAGGGCATTGCAGcggacaaaaaaaatttcaggTGATTCAGAAAAGTCTTCTTTAACCAAGGACATTCTAGATGAAGATGATCATCTTATGGACTTCTTTAAACAGACTGAAAACTATCGTTCTGGCCTACCATCTTTTAGTCCAGAACTATCTCCTCTGCCAGCATATCCCTTGCTCGGGAGCAGATCTCTAGATGTTAATCCTTACATCTCTGAAAATGAGCTTGAAACTTCTGTTAAACATGAAGTTGGTGTCACGTATAATTCTGGAAACATGCAATGTAATCTCTTGGTTCCAGCCATAAATAATATGGGAAAAGAGGACTGCTTGTTTTCAAATCCTGCAAAGTTTGATCTTGATTTTTATGCTTGTTCTAAAGAGGATTTGGGCTGTATAGGGGGACTTGATCCGTGGGACATTTATAGTTCAGGTCCTTCTGAATCCTATTATGATGGAGATGATTTGTCACATACACATTCTCATGGTGAAAATCTTACTAATTGTTTGACACCACGAGCTATGCTCTCCTCTTGGGTGGATGGGAATTCGCATAAATGGAATGATGCTGGGAGTCGAGGTAACACAGATAAGCTTATAAGGAAGAAGAGTAGAAGTCATTCAGCTCCTCCATTTTATCAAGGCAAGAAGAAGTTTTTTGCCACGAGCGAGTCTTCAAAAACGGCAGCAGGAAATAACATTATTAAGACTGTTCATGATGTGCCACTCATGCCAG AAACTAGAGCAGTAAGAAGACTGGGGGATTCTACAGAAGCTATCTGCTCGGAGCTTCCACAGCAGTCATCCCATCAATGTGATCAATCTTCCACCCCAAGTTGTGGTGATGGTGTTTATTCTGATGAAAG GCTAAGTGTTAAAATGAAACTTGTTGACATCTGGAATAGCAAATTACAAACTCAAGGAGAGTGCATAAGTACACGCTATGGGGAGTTAAAAGAAG AATTTGCACCAACAAAAGAAACTCAAAGTATCTTAGATTCTGGGACAAAATGGAGGGACTTCTGTCCAGAGATTACA AGCGGCGCTGGAACAAAGAGTCGTAAGAATCAGGATACTGTACTCAATGTCACTTCTGGCATATTGCATTTTCTTGGTGATTCATTGGTTCCTAATACCATTGATAGAAACTGCCTGGGTGGTGCCAAAGTACTCCAACAGGTTGATAAGAAGTTTATTCCGATTGTGGGCGGCACAACACTTGCTATAATTGATCAG CATGCTGCAGACGAGCGAATTCGTTTGGAAGAACTGCGTGAGAAG GTTCTATCTGGacaaaaaagaacaacaacCTATCTTGATTCCGAGCAAGAATTG GTCATGCCTGAAATTGGTTATCAATTATTACACAACTATGCTGACCAAATTCAAAACTGGGGTTGGATCTGCAACATTCATTCTCAAGCTTCAAAATCATTTACCAG CAGGAACTTGAATCTGATTCACAAGCAGCAAACATCTGTCAGGCTTCTTGCG GTTCCCTGTATTCTGGGTGTTAATCTAACAGATGTGGATCTGTTAGAATTTCTTCAACAG CTTGCTGACACAGATGGATCATCAATAGTACCTCCATCAGTGAATCGTATCCTGAATAACAAGGCTTGCAGGA GCGCAATTATGTTTGGAGATGCATTGTTGCCTTCAGAGTGTTCTCTCATT
- the LOC101258812 gene encoding DNA mismatch repair protein MLH3 isoform X7 has protein sequence MGEKYATSKYSHSDDMHAFPASFGFKGEALSSISDFSLLEIVTKTHGRPNGYRKVLKGGKCLYLGIDDCRQDVGTTVIVRDVFYNQPVRRKQMHSNPKKVLHALKESLLRIALVHPSVSFKIVDIESEDDLLCTRASPSPLPLLSSEFGIHLSSLNKLNASDGSFKLSGYISDPDVYTVKVLQYFYINSRFVSKGPIHKLLNNTAMSFDRASDIEKRSRSQIYPLFMLNLNCPRSFYDFTLEPSKTSVEFKDWGPVLLFIEDTVANLWTESNSADIPVNHEIRKKRCRAQSCKDTLELLSPLPKKQIRECTVRRDIQSPQNTLWESASAKPDPGPGFLCQIESPSRLVDGSLAHCTVGVNWKSRCSVQPLSSNVSPTENYFLDNKFSASATSSYKSDCLLGSGWENESQTILVGKSTEDASFKESLELIDSSNMMHERRKPFMRSCSLRRSLIHDGTSFDSDEDVKFGKSDCRTKQNRLEDDYSVEFEVVHDVNRVLHQRPTRGKEIYFEKFSRCKTQSRALQRTKKISGDSEKSSLTKDILDEDDHLMDFFKQTENYRSGLPSFSPELSPLPAYPLLGSRSLDVNPYISENELETSVKHEVGVTYNSGNMQCNLLVPAINNMGKEDCLFSNPAKFDLDFYACSKEDLGCIGGLDPWDIYSSGPSESYYDGDDLSHTHSHGENLTNCLTPRAMLSSWVDGNSHKWNDAGSRGNTDKLIRKKSRSHSAPPFYQGKKKFFATSESSKTAAGNNIIKTVHDVPLMPETRAVRRLGDSTEAICSELPQQSSHQCDQSSTPSCGDGVYSDERLSVKMKLVDIWNSKLQTQGECISTRYGELKEEFAPTKETQSILDSGTKWRDFCPEITSGAGTKSRKNQDTVLNVTSGILHFLGDSLVPNTIDRNCLGGAKVLQQVDKKFIPIVGGTTLAIIDQHAADERIRLEELREKVLSGQKRTTTYLDSEQELVMPEIGYQLLHNYADQIQNWGWICNIHSQASKSFTSRNLNLIHKQQTSVRLLAVPCILGVNLTDVDLLEFLQQLADTDGSSIVPPSVNRILNNKACRSAIMFGDALLPSECSLIVEELKQTSLCFQCAHGRPTTVPLVNLGSLHEQIAKLGSWSKGSSEAWHGLHRHAINLERAAKRLRSAVS, from the exons ATGGGAGAAAAATATG CGACGTCAAAATACAGCCATTCAGATGATATGCATGCTTTCCCAGCAAGCTTTGGCTTTAAAGGAGAGGCTCTGAGCTCTATTTCTGACTTTTCTTTGTTGGAAATTGTTACTAAAACTCATGGGAGGCCAAATGGATATCGGAAAGTTTTGAAG GGAGGCAAGTGTTTGTACCTTGGAATTGACGATTGTAGACAAGATGTTGGTACAACAG tCATTGTTCGTGATGTATTTTACAACCAACCAGTTCGAAGGAAGCAAATGCACTCCAA CCCAAAGAAGGTGTTGCATGCTCTGAAAGAGTCTCTGCTAAGAATCGCCCTTGTTCATCCCAGTGTCTCCTTTAAAATTGTTGATATTGAAAG TGAGGATGACCTGCTTTGCACTCGTGCTTCTCCTTCTCCATTGCCGCTATTGTCCAGTGAGTTTGGAATTCATCTGAGTTCCCTTAACAAATTGAATGCAAGTGATGGTTCATTCAAGCTCTCAGGATACATTTCAGATCCTGATGTTTACACAGTGAAG GTCCTTCAATATTTCT ATATCAATTCAAGATTTGTTTCCAAAGGACCAATACATAAATTACTTAATAACACAGCTATGAGTTTTGACAGAGCTTCTGACATTGAGAAGCGAAGTAGATCTCAGATATATCCTCTGTTTATGCTGAACCTAAACTGTCCAAgatctttttatgattttactttGGAGCCTTCAAAGACCTCTGTGGAATTTAAG GATTGGGGCCCTGTCCTTCTCTTTATTGAGGATACTGTTGCGAATCTCTGGACTGAAAGTAACTCTGCTG ATATACCTGTGAATCATGAGATCAGGAAAAAGAGGTGCAGGGCTCAGAGTTGCAAAGATACACTTGAACTTCTTTCCCCGCTGCCAAAGAAACAGATCAGAGAGTGCACTGTCAGGAGAGATATTCAATCTCCGCAGAATACTCTGTGGGAAAGTGCTTCTGCGAAACCTGATCCTGGGCCCGGGTTCCTCTGTCAGATTGAAAGTCCAAGTCGGTTAGTTGATGGATCTCTTGCTCATTGCACAGTTGGTGTAAACTGGAAATCCAGATGCTCTGTGCAACCCCTTTCATCTAATGTTTCACCTACAGAGAATTATTTCCTGGATAACAAATTCAGTGCTTCAGCTACCTCCAGTTATAAATCAGACTGCCTGCTAGGTTCAGGATGGGAGAACGAGTCTCAAACAATTTTAGTTGGCAAATCAACAGAGGATGCCTCATTTAAGGAGTCTCTTGAACTTATTGACAGTTCAAATATGATGCATGAGAGAAGGAAACCATTCATGCGTAGCTGTTCTTTGCGCAGAAGCCTGATACATGATGGAACATCTTTTGATAGTGATGAAGACGTTAAGTTTGGAAAAAGTGACTGCAGAACTAAACAAAATCGCCTTGAAGATGATTATAGTGTTGAATTTGAAGTTGTTCATGATGTTAACCGGGTCTTACATCAAAGGCCTACTAGAGGCAAggaaatatattttgagaaGTTCTCCAGGTGCAAAACACAGAGCAGGGCATTGCAGcggacaaaaaaaatttcaggTGATTCAGAAAAGTCTTCTTTAACCAAGGACATTCTAGATGAAGATGATCATCTTATGGACTTCTTTAAACAGACTGAAAACTATCGTTCTGGCCTACCATCTTTTAGTCCAGAACTATCTCCTCTGCCAGCATATCCCTTGCTCGGGAGCAGATCTCTAGATGTTAATCCTTACATCTCTGAAAATGAGCTTGAAACTTCTGTTAAACATGAAGTTGGTGTCACGTATAATTCTGGAAACATGCAATGTAATCTCTTGGTTCCAGCCATAAATAATATGGGAAAAGAGGACTGCTTGTTTTCAAATCCTGCAAAGTTTGATCTTGATTTTTATGCTTGTTCTAAAGAGGATTTGGGCTGTATAGGGGGACTTGATCCGTGGGACATTTATAGTTCAGGTCCTTCTGAATCCTATTATGATGGAGATGATTTGTCACATACACATTCTCATGGTGAAAATCTTACTAATTGTTTGACACCACGAGCTATGCTCTCCTCTTGGGTGGATGGGAATTCGCATAAATGGAATGATGCTGGGAGTCGAGGTAACACAGATAAGCTTATAAGGAAGAAGAGTAGAAGTCATTCAGCTCCTCCATTTTATCAAGGCAAGAAGAAGTTTTTTGCCACGAGCGAGTCTTCAAAAACGGCAGCAGGAAATAACATTATTAAGACTGTTCATGATGTGCCACTCATGCCAG AAACTAGAGCAGTAAGAAGACTGGGGGATTCTACAGAAGCTATCTGCTCGGAGCTTCCACAGCAGTCATCCCATCAATGTGATCAATCTTCCACCCCAAGTTGTGGTGATGGTGTTTATTCTGATGAAAG GCTAAGTGTTAAAATGAAACTTGTTGACATCTGGAATAGCAAATTACAAACTCAAGGAGAGTGCATAAGTACACGCTATGGGGAGTTAAAAGAAG AATTTGCACCAACAAAAGAAACTCAAAGTATCTTAGATTCTGGGACAAAATGGAGGGACTTCTGTCCAGAGATTACA AGCGGCGCTGGAACAAAGAGTCGTAAGAATCAGGATACTGTACTCAATGTCACTTCTGGCATATTGCATTTTCTTGGTGATTCATTGGTTCCTAATACCATTGATAGAAACTGCCTGGGTGGTGCCAAAGTACTCCAACAGGTTGATAAGAAGTTTATTCCGATTGTGGGCGGCACAACACTTGCTATAATTGATCAG CATGCTGCAGACGAGCGAATTCGTTTGGAAGAACTGCGTGAGAAG GTTCTATCTGGacaaaaaagaacaacaacCTATCTTGATTCCGAGCAAGAATTG GTCATGCCTGAAATTGGTTATCAATTATTACACAACTATGCTGACCAAATTCAAAACTGGGGTTGGATCTGCAACATTCATTCTCAAGCTTCAAAATCATTTACCAG CAGGAACTTGAATCTGATTCACAAGCAGCAAACATCTGTCAGGCTTCTTGCG GTTCCCTGTATTCTGGGTGTTAATCTAACAGATGTGGATCTGTTAGAATTTCTTCAACAG CTTGCTGACACAGATGGATCATCAATAGTACCTCCATCAGTGAATCGTATCCTGAATAACAAGGCTTGCAGGA GCGCAATTATGTTTGGAGATGCATTGTTGCCTTCAGAGTGTTCTCTCATT
- the LOC101258812 gene encoding DNA mismatch repair protein MLH3 isoform X6, translating into MDTVYVPVSFIFCHASIFLGHFNSFGHQICPATSKYSHSDDMHAFPASFGFKGEALSSISDFSLLEIVTKTHGRPNGYRKVLKGGKCLYLGIDDCRQDVGTTVIVRDVFYNQPVRRKQMHSNPKKVLHALKESLLRIALVHPSVSFKIVDIESEDDLLCTRASPSPLPLLSSEFGIHLSSLNKLNASDGSFKLSGYISDPDVYTVKVLQYFYINSRFVSKGPIHKLLNNTAMSFDRASDIEKRSRSQIYPLFMLNLNCPRSFYDFTLEPSKTSVEFKDWGPVLLFIEDTVANLWTESNSADIPVNHEIRKKRCRAQSCKDTLELLSPLPKKQIRECTVRRDIQSPQNTLWESASAKPDPGPGFLCQIESPSRLVDGSLAHCTVGVNWKSRCSVQPLSSNVSPTENYFLDNKFSASATSSYKSDCLLGSGWENESQTILVGKSTEDASFKESLELIDSSNMMHERRKPFMRSCSLRRSLIHDGTSFDSDEDVKFGKSDCRTKQNRLEDDYSVEFEVVHDVNRVLHQRPTRGKEIYFEKFSRCKTQSRALQRTKKISGDSEKSSLTKDILDEDDHLMDFFKQTENYRSGLPSFSPELSPLPAYPLLGSRSLDVNPYISENELETSVKHEVGVTYNSGNMQCNLLVPAINNMGKEDCLFSNPAKFDLDFYACSKEDLGCIGGLDPWDIYSSGPSESYYDGDDLSHTHSHGENLTNCLTPRAMLSSWVDGNSHKWNDAGSRGNTDKLIRKKSRSHSAPPFYQGKKKFFATSESSKTAAGNNIIKTVHDVPLMPETRAVRRLGDSTEAICSELPQQSSHQCDQSSTPSCGDGVYSDERLSVKMKLVDIWNSKLQTQGECISTRYGELKEEFAPTKETQSILDSGTKWRDFCPEITSGAGTKSRKNQDTVLNVTSGILHFLGDSLVPNTIDRNCLGGAKVLQQVDKKFIPIVGGTTLAIIDQHAADERIRLEELREKVLSGQKRTTTYLDSEQELVMPEIGYQLLHNYADQIQNWGWICNIHSQASKSFTSRNLNLIHKQQTSVRLLAVPCILGVNLTDVDLLEFLQQLADTDGSSIVPPSVNRILNNKACRSAIMFGDALLPSECSLIVEELKQTSLCFQCAHGRPTTVPLVNLGSLHEQIAKLGSWSKGSSEAWHGLHRHAINLERAAKRLRSAVS; encoded by the exons ATGGATACAGTGTATGTGCCTGTTTCTTTCATCTTCTGTCATGCTTCAATTTTTTTGGGCCATTTTAACAGTTTTGGCCATCAAATCTGCCCAG CGACGTCAAAATACAGCCATTCAGATGATATGCATGCTTTCCCAGCAAGCTTTGGCTTTAAAGGAGAGGCTCTGAGCTCTATTTCTGACTTTTCTTTGTTGGAAATTGTTACTAAAACTCATGGGAGGCCAAATGGATATCGGAAAGTTTTGAAG GGAGGCAAGTGTTTGTACCTTGGAATTGACGATTGTAGACAAGATGTTGGTACAACAG tCATTGTTCGTGATGTATTTTACAACCAACCAGTTCGAAGGAAGCAAATGCACTCCAA CCCAAAGAAGGTGTTGCATGCTCTGAAAGAGTCTCTGCTAAGAATCGCCCTTGTTCATCCCAGTGTCTCCTTTAAAATTGTTGATATTGAAAG TGAGGATGACCTGCTTTGCACTCGTGCTTCTCCTTCTCCATTGCCGCTATTGTCCAGTGAGTTTGGAATTCATCTGAGTTCCCTTAACAAATTGAATGCAAGTGATGGTTCATTCAAGCTCTCAGGATACATTTCAGATCCTGATGTTTACACAGTGAAG GTCCTTCAATATTTCT ATATCAATTCAAGATTTGTTTCCAAAGGACCAATACATAAATTACTTAATAACACAGCTATGAGTTTTGACAGAGCTTCTGACATTGAGAAGCGAAGTAGATCTCAGATATATCCTCTGTTTATGCTGAACCTAAACTGTCCAAgatctttttatgattttactttGGAGCCTTCAAAGACCTCTGTGGAATTTAAG GATTGGGGCCCTGTCCTTCTCTTTATTGAGGATACTGTTGCGAATCTCTGGACTGAAAGTAACTCTGCTG ATATACCTGTGAATCATGAGATCAGGAAAAAGAGGTGCAGGGCTCAGAGTTGCAAAGATACACTTGAACTTCTTTCCCCGCTGCCAAAGAAACAGATCAGAGAGTGCACTGTCAGGAGAGATATTCAATCTCCGCAGAATACTCTGTGGGAAAGTGCTTCTGCGAAACCTGATCCTGGGCCCGGGTTCCTCTGTCAGATTGAAAGTCCAAGTCGGTTAGTTGATGGATCTCTTGCTCATTGCACAGTTGGTGTAAACTGGAAATCCAGATGCTCTGTGCAACCCCTTTCATCTAATGTTTCACCTACAGAGAATTATTTCCTGGATAACAAATTCAGTGCTTCAGCTACCTCCAGTTATAAATCAGACTGCCTGCTAGGTTCAGGATGGGAGAACGAGTCTCAAACAATTTTAGTTGGCAAATCAACAGAGGATGCCTCATTTAAGGAGTCTCTTGAACTTATTGACAGTTCAAATATGATGCATGAGAGAAGGAAACCATTCATGCGTAGCTGTTCTTTGCGCAGAAGCCTGATACATGATGGAACATCTTTTGATAGTGATGAAGACGTTAAGTTTGGAAAAAGTGACTGCAGAACTAAACAAAATCGCCTTGAAGATGATTATAGTGTTGAATTTGAAGTTGTTCATGATGTTAACCGGGTCTTACATCAAAGGCCTACTAGAGGCAAggaaatatattttgagaaGTTCTCCAGGTGCAAAACACAGAGCAGGGCATTGCAGcggacaaaaaaaatttcaggTGATTCAGAAAAGTCTTCTTTAACCAAGGACATTCTAGATGAAGATGATCATCTTATGGACTTCTTTAAACAGACTGAAAACTATCGTTCTGGCCTACCATCTTTTAGTCCAGAACTATCTCCTCTGCCAGCATATCCCTTGCTCGGGAGCAGATCTCTAGATGTTAATCCTTACATCTCTGAAAATGAGCTTGAAACTTCTGTTAAACATGAAGTTGGTGTCACGTATAATTCTGGAAACATGCAATGTAATCTCTTGGTTCCAGCCATAAATAATATGGGAAAAGAGGACTGCTTGTTTTCAAATCCTGCAAAGTTTGATCTTGATTTTTATGCTTGTTCTAAAGAGGATTTGGGCTGTATAGGGGGACTTGATCCGTGGGACATTTATAGTTCAGGTCCTTCTGAATCCTATTATGATGGAGATGATTTGTCACATACACATTCTCATGGTGAAAATCTTACTAATTGTTTGACACCACGAGCTATGCTCTCCTCTTGGGTGGATGGGAATTCGCATAAATGGAATGATGCTGGGAGTCGAGGTAACACAGATAAGCTTATAAGGAAGAAGAGTAGAAGTCATTCAGCTCCTCCATTTTATCAAGGCAAGAAGAAGTTTTTTGCCACGAGCGAGTCTTCAAAAACGGCAGCAGGAAATAACATTATTAAGACTGTTCATGATGTGCCACTCATGCCAG AAACTAGAGCAGTAAGAAGACTGGGGGATTCTACAGAAGCTATCTGCTCGGAGCTTCCACAGCAGTCATCCCATCAATGTGATCAATCTTCCACCCCAAGTTGTGGTGATGGTGTTTATTCTGATGAAAG GCTAAGTGTTAAAATGAAACTTGTTGACATCTGGAATAGCAAATTACAAACTCAAGGAGAGTGCATAAGTACACGCTATGGGGAGTTAAAAGAAG AATTTGCACCAACAAAAGAAACTCAAAGTATCTTAGATTCTGGGACAAAATGGAGGGACTTCTGTCCAGAGATTACA AGCGGCGCTGGAACAAAGAGTCGTAAGAATCAGGATACTGTACTCAATGTCACTTCTGGCATATTGCATTTTCTTGGTGATTCATTGGTTCCTAATACCATTGATAGAAACTGCCTGGGTGGTGCCAAAGTACTCCAACAGGTTGATAAGAAGTTTATTCCGATTGTGGGCGGCACAACACTTGCTATAATTGATCAG CATGCTGCAGACGAGCGAATTCGTTTGGAAGAACTGCGTGAGAAG GTTCTATCTGGacaaaaaagaacaacaacCTATCTTGATTCCGAGCAAGAATTG GTCATGCCTGAAATTGGTTATCAATTATTACACAACTATGCTGACCAAATTCAAAACTGGGGTTGGATCTGCAACATTCATTCTCAAGCTTCAAAATCATTTACCAG CAGGAACTTGAATCTGATTCACAAGCAGCAAACATCTGTCAGGCTTCTTGCG GTTCCCTGTATTCTGGGTGTTAATCTAACAGATGTGGATCTGTTAGAATTTCTTCAACAG CTTGCTGACACAGATGGATCATCAATAGTACCTCCATCAGTGAATCGTATCCTGAATAACAAGGCTTGCAGGA GCGCAATTATGTTTGGAGATGCATTGTTGCCTTCAGAGTGTTCTCTCATT